The following are from one region of the Escherichia sp. E4742 genome:
- the pflA gene encoding pyruvate formate lyase 1-activating protein has product MSVIGRIHSFESCGTVDGPGIRFITFFQGCLMRCLYCHNRDTWDTHGGKEVTVEDLMKEVVTYRHFMNASGGGVTASGGEAILQAEFVRDWFRACKKEGIHTCLDTNGFVRRYDPVIDELLEVTDLVMLDLKQMNDEIHQNLVGVSNHRTLEFAKYLANKNVKVWIRYVVVPGWSDDDDSAHRLGEFTRDMGNVEKIELLPYHELGKHKWVAMGEEYKLDGVKPPKKETMERVKGILEQYGHKVMF; this is encoded by the coding sequence ATGTCAGTTATTGGTCGCATTCACTCCTTTGAATCCTGTGGAACCGTAGACGGCCCGGGTATTCGCTTTATCACCTTTTTCCAGGGCTGCCTGATGCGCTGCCTGTATTGCCATAACCGCGACACCTGGGACACGCATGGCGGCAAAGAAGTTACCGTTGAAGATCTAATGAAAGAGGTGGTGACCTATCGCCACTTTATGAATGCTTCAGGCGGTGGCGTTACCGCATCCGGCGGTGAGGCAATCCTGCAAGCTGAATTTGTTCGTGACTGGTTCCGCGCCTGCAAAAAAGAAGGCATTCATACCTGCCTGGACACCAACGGTTTTGTTCGTCGTTACGATCCAGTGATTGATGAACTGTTGGAAGTGACCGATCTGGTAATGCTCGATCTCAAACAGATGAACGACGAGATCCACCAGAATCTGGTCGGCGTTTCCAATCATCGTACGCTGGAGTTCGCCAAATATCTGGCGAACAAAAATGTGAAGGTCTGGATCCGCTACGTTGTTGTCCCAGGCTGGTCTGACGATGACGATTCAGCGCATCGCCTCGGTGAATTTACCCGTGATATGGGCAACGTTGAGAAAATCGAGCTTCTCCCCTATCACGAGCTGGGCAAACACAAATGGGTGGCGATGGGTGAAGAGTATAAACTCGACGGTGTTAAACCACCGAAAAAAGAGACCATGGAACGCGTGAAAGGTATTCTTGAGCAATATGGTCATAAGGTGATGTTCTAA
- the dmsB gene encoding dimethylsulfoxide reductase iron-sulfur subunit DmsB: MTTQYGFFIDSSRCTGCKTCELACKDYKDLTPEVSFRRIYEYAGGDWQEDNGVWHQNVFAYYLSISCNHCEDPACTKVCPSGAMHKREDGFVVVDEDVCIGCRYCHMACPYGAPQYNATKGHMTKCDGCYDRVAEGKKPICVESCPLRALDFGPIDELRKKHGDLAAVAPLPRAHFTKPNIVIKPNANSRPTGDTTGYLANPKEV, translated from the coding sequence ATGACAACCCAGTATGGATTTTTTATTGATTCCAGCCGTTGCACCGGTTGCAAAACCTGCGAGCTGGCCTGTAAAGACTACAAAGATCTGACGCCGGAAGTTAGTTTCCGCCGCATTTATGAATATGCTGGTGGAGACTGGCAGGAAGATAACGGCGTCTGGCATCAAAACGTATTTGCCTACTATTTGTCGATTTCATGCAACCACTGCGAAGATCCGGCTTGTACCAAAGTCTGCCCAAGCGGTGCGATGCATAAACGTGAAGATGGTTTTGTCGTTGTCGATGAAGATGTGTGTATTGGCTGTCGTTACTGCCATATGGCCTGCCCGTATGGCGCACCGCAGTACAACGCAACCAAAGGCCATATGACCAAATGTGATGGTTGTTATGACCGCGTCGCAGAAGGTAAAAAACCGATCTGCGTTGAATCTTGCCCGCTACGGGCGCTGGATTTCGGTCCTATCGACGAGCTGCGTAAAAAACACGGCGATCTGGCGGCTGTTGCGCCGTTGCCGCGTGCGCACTTCACCAAACCGAATATTGTGATCAAACCTAACGCCAATAGCCGTCCAACCGGGGATACCACAGGCTATCTGGCAAACCCGAAGGAGGTGTGA
- the dmsA gene encoding dimethylsulfoxide reductase subunit A produces MKTKIPDAVLAAEVSRRGLVKTTAIGGLAMASSALTLPFSRIAHAANSVAPANSDEKVIWSACTVNCGSRCPLRMHVVDGEIKYVETDNTGDDNYEGLHQVRACLRGRSMRRRVYNPDRLKYPMKRVGARGEGKFERISWEEAYDIIATNMQRLIKEYGNESIYLNYGTGTLGGTMTRSWPPGNTLVARLMNCCGGYLNHYGDYSSAQIAEGLNYTYGGWADGNSPSDIENSKLVVLFGNNPGETRMSGGGVTYYLEQARQKSNARMIIIDPRYTDTGAGREDEWIPIRPGTDAALVNGLAYVMITENLVDQEFLDKYCVGYDEKTLPASAPKNGHYKAYILGDGPDGVAKTPEWASQITGIPADKIIKLAREIGSTKPAFISQGWGPQRHANGEIATRAISMLTILTGNVGINGGNSGAREGSYSLPFVRMPTLENPIQTSISMFMWTDAIERGPEMTALRDGVRGKDKLDVPIKMIWNYAGNCLINQHSEINRTHEILQDDKKCELIVVVDCHMTSSAKYADILLPDCTASEQMDFALDASCGNMSYVIFNDQVIKPRFECKTIYEMTSELAKRLGVEQQFTEGRTQEEWMRHLYAQSREAIPELPTFEEFRKQGIFKKRDPQGHHVAYKAFREDPQANPLTTPSGKIEIYSQALADIAATWELPEGDVIDPLPIYTPGFESYQDPLNKQYPLQLTGFHYKSRVHSTYGNVDVLKAACRQEMWINPLDAQKRGISNGDKVRIFNDRGEVHIEAKVTPRMMPGVVALGEGAWYDPDAKRVDKGGCINVLTTQRPSPLAKGNPSHTNLVQVEKV; encoded by the coding sequence ATGAAAACGAAAATTCCTGATGCGGTATTGGCTGCTGAGGTGAGTCGCCGTGGTTTGGTAAAAACGACAGCGATCGGCGGCCTGGCGATGGCCAGCAGCGCGTTAACATTACCCTTTAGCCGGATTGCGCACGCTGCTAATAGTGTCGCTCCGGCAAATTCAGACGAAAAGGTGATATGGAGCGCCTGTACAGTTAACTGTGGCAGCCGCTGTCCTCTGCGTATGCATGTAGTGGACGGCGAAATAAAATATGTCGAAACGGATAATACCGGGGATGACAATTACGAAGGACTGCACCAGGTGCGCGCATGCCTGCGTGGGCGTTCTATGCGTCGCCGCGTTTACAATCCCGACCGCCTGAAATATCCGATGAAACGAGTAGGTGCTCGTGGTGAAGGTAAGTTTGAGCGTATTAGTTGGGAAGAAGCCTACGATATCATCGCCACGAATATGCAGCGCCTGATCAAAGAGTACGGCAACGAATCCATCTATCTGAACTATGGCACCGGTACGCTGGGTGGCACCATGACCCGCTCCTGGCCGCCGGGAAATACTCTGGTAGCGCGTCTGATGAACTGCTGCGGCGGTTATTTGAACCATTATGGTGACTACTCCTCGGCGCAAATAGCCGAAGGTTTGAACTATACCTATGGCGGCTGGGCCGATGGCAACAGTCCGTCAGATATCGAAAACAGTAAACTGGTGGTGCTGTTTGGTAACAACCCTGGCGAGACGCGTATGAGCGGCGGCGGGGTGACCTATTACCTGGAGCAGGCGCGGCAAAAATCAAATGCACGTATGATCATTATCGATCCGCGCTATACCGATACGGGCGCCGGACGCGAAGATGAATGGATCCCGATTCGTCCGGGAACAGATGCGGCACTGGTTAACGGTCTGGCGTATGTCATGATTACCGAAAACCTGGTTGATCAGGAATTCCTCGACAAATATTGTGTCGGATACGACGAAAAAACGTTGCCTGCCAGCGCGCCGAAAAATGGTCACTACAAAGCGTATATTCTGGGTGATGGGCCAGACGGTGTTGCCAAAACACCGGAATGGGCCTCGCAAATTACCGGTATTCCGGCAGATAAAATCATCAAACTTGCTCGTGAAATCGGTAGCACCAAACCGGCATTTATCAGCCAGGGGTGGGGGCCGCAGCGCCATGCCAACGGCGAAATCGCCACGCGTGCCATTTCGATGCTGACAATCCTCACCGGGAACGTCGGTATTAACGGTGGTAACAGCGGTGCGCGAGAAGGTTCATACAGCTTACCGTTTGTGCGGATGCCTACTCTGGAAAACCCGATTCAGACCAGCATTTCCATGTTTATGTGGACCGATGCCATTGAACGTGGCCCGGAAATGACGGCACTGCGTGATGGTGTGCGCGGGAAAGATAAGCTGGATGTTCCGATCAAGATGATCTGGAACTATGCCGGTAACTGCCTGATTAACCAGCATTCGGAAATCAACCGTACCCATGAAATCCTCCAGGATGATAAGAAGTGTGAGCTGATTGTGGTTGTCGACTGCCACATGACCTCATCGGCGAAATATGCTGACATCCTGCTACCGGACTGCACTGCCTCCGAACAGATGGACTTTGCGCTGGATGCATCCTGCGGGAATATGTCTTACGTCATTTTCAACGACCAGGTCATTAAACCGCGCTTTGAATGTAAGACTATCTATGAGATGACCAGCGAACTGGCAAAACGTCTTGGCGTCGAGCAACAGTTTACTGAAGGTCGTACCCAGGAAGAGTGGATGCGTCACCTGTATGCCCAGTCGCGCGAAGCGATTCCGGAACTGCCAACCTTTGAAGAGTTCCGCAAACAGGGGATCTTTAAAAAGCGCGATCCGCAAGGGCATCACGTTGCTTACAAAGCCTTCCGTGAAGATCCGCAGGCTAATCCATTGACCACGCCATCGGGCAAAATTGAGATCTATTCACAGGCGCTGGCTGACATTGCCGCCACCTGGGAATTGCCAGAAGGCGATGTGATTGATCCTCTGCCGATCTATACACCGGGCTTTGAAAGTTATCAGGATCCGCTCAACAAACAGTATCCGCTGCAGCTTACGGGGTTCCATTACAAATCTCGTGTTCACTCGACTTACGGTAACGTAGACGTGCTGAAAGCAGCTTGCCGTCAGGAAATGTGGATCAACCCACTTGATGCGCAAAAACGTGGTATCAGTAACGGCGATAAGGTGCGGATCTTTAACGATCGTGGTGAAGTCCATATTGAGGCGAAAGTGACGCCACGAATGATGCCGGGCGTGGTCGCATTGGGCGAAGGTGCCTGGTATGACCCGGATGCGAAACGTGTCGATAAGGGCGGTTGTATTAACGTACTGACCACTCAACGTCCGTCTCCTCTTGCCAAGGGGAATCCATCACATACGAACCTTGTTCAGGTTGAAAAGGTGTAA
- the pflB gene encoding formate C-acetyltransferase, which yields MSELNEKLATAWEGFTKGDWQNEVNVRDFIQKNYTPYEGDESFLAGATEATTTLWDKVMEGVKLENRTHAPVDFDTAVASTITSHDAGYINKQLEKIVGLQTEAPLKRALIPFGGIKMIEGSCKAYNRELDPMIKKIFTEYRKTHNQGVFDVYTPDILRCRKSGVLTGLPDAYGRGRIIGDYRRVALYGIDYLMKDKLAQFTSLQADLENGVNLEQTIRLREEIAEQHRALGQMKEMAAKYGYDISGPATNAQEAIQWTYFGYLAAVKSQNGAAMSFGRTSTFLDVYIERDLKAGKITEQEAQEMVDHLVMKLRMVRFLRTPEYDELFSGDPIWATESIGGMGLDGRTLVTKNSFRFLNTLYTMGPSPEPNMTILWSEKLPLNFKKFAAKVSIDTSSLQYENDDLMRPDFNNDDYAIACCVSPMIVGKQMQFFGARANLAKTMLYAINGGVDEKLKMQVGPKSEPIKGDLLNYDEVMERMDHFMDWLAKQYITALNIIHYMHDKYSYEASLMALHDRDVIRTMACGIAGLSVAADSLSAIKYAKVKPIRDEDGLAIDFEIEGEYPQFGNNDPRVDDLAVDLVERFMKKIQKLHTYRDAIPTQSVLTITSNVVYGKKTGNTPDGRRAGAPFGPGANPMHGRDQKGAVASLTSVAKLPFAYAKDGISYTFSIVPNALGKDDEVRKTNLAGLMDGYFHHEASIEGGQHLNVNVMNREMLLDAMENPEKYPQLTIRVSGYAVRFNSLTKEQQQDVITRTFTQSM from the coding sequence ATGTCCGAGCTTAATGAAAAGTTAGCCACAGCCTGGGAAGGTTTTACCAAAGGTGACTGGCAGAATGAAGTAAACGTCCGTGACTTCATTCAGAAAAACTACACTCCGTACGAGGGTGACGAGTCCTTCCTGGCTGGCGCTACTGAAGCGACCACCACCCTGTGGGACAAAGTAATGGAAGGCGTTAAACTGGAAAACCGCACTCACGCGCCAGTTGACTTTGACACCGCTGTTGCTTCCACCATCACCTCTCACGACGCTGGCTACATCAACAAGCAGCTTGAGAAAATCGTTGGTCTGCAGACTGAAGCTCCGCTGAAACGTGCTCTTATCCCGTTCGGTGGTATCAAAATGATCGAAGGTTCCTGCAAAGCGTACAACCGCGAACTGGATCCGATGATCAAAAAAATCTTCACTGAATACCGTAAAACTCACAACCAGGGCGTGTTCGACGTTTACACTCCGGACATCCTGCGTTGCCGTAAATCTGGTGTTCTGACCGGTCTGCCAGATGCATATGGCCGTGGTCGTATCATCGGTGACTACCGTCGCGTTGCGCTGTACGGTATCGACTACCTGATGAAAGACAAACTGGCACAGTTCACCTCTCTGCAGGCTGATCTGGAAAACGGCGTAAACCTGGAACAGACTATCCGTCTGCGCGAAGAAATCGCTGAACAGCACCGCGCTCTGGGTCAGATGAAAGAAATGGCTGCGAAATACGGCTACGACATTTCTGGTCCGGCTACCAACGCTCAGGAAGCTATCCAGTGGACTTACTTCGGGTACCTGGCTGCTGTTAAGTCTCAGAACGGTGCTGCAATGTCCTTCGGTCGTACCTCCACCTTCCTGGACGTATACATCGAACGTGACCTGAAAGCTGGCAAGATCACCGAACAAGAAGCGCAGGAAATGGTTGACCACCTGGTCATGAAACTGCGTATGGTTCGCTTCCTGCGTACTCCGGAGTACGATGAACTATTCTCTGGCGACCCGATCTGGGCAACCGAATCTATCGGTGGTATGGGCCTCGACGGTCGTACCCTGGTTACCAAAAACAGCTTCCGTTTCCTGAACACCCTGTACACCATGGGTCCGTCTCCGGAACCGAACATGACCATTCTGTGGTCTGAAAAACTGCCGCTGAACTTCAAGAAATTCGCCGCTAAAGTGTCCATCGACACCTCTTCTCTGCAGTATGAGAACGATGACCTGATGCGTCCGGACTTCAACAACGATGACTACGCTATCGCTTGCTGTGTAAGCCCGATGATCGTTGGTAAACAAATGCAGTTCTTCGGTGCGCGTGCAAACCTGGCGAAAACCATGCTGTACGCAATCAACGGCGGCGTTGACGAAAAACTGAAAATGCAGGTTGGTCCGAAGTCTGAACCGATCAAAGGCGACCTTCTGAACTACGATGAAGTGATGGAGCGCATGGATCACTTCATGGACTGGCTGGCTAAACAGTACATCACTGCACTGAACATCATCCACTACATGCACGACAAGTACAGCTACGAAGCCTCTCTGATGGCGCTGCACGACCGTGACGTTATCCGCACCATGGCGTGTGGTATCGCTGGTCTGTCCGTTGCTGCTGACTCCCTGTCTGCAATCAAATATGCGAAAGTTAAACCGATTCGTGACGAAGACGGTCTGGCTATCGACTTCGAAATCGAAGGCGAATACCCGCAGTTTGGTAACAACGATCCGCGTGTAGATGACCTGGCTGTTGACCTGGTAGAACGTTTCATGAAGAAAATTCAGAAACTGCACACCTACCGTGACGCTATCCCGACTCAGTCTGTTCTGACCATCACTTCTAACGTTGTGTATGGTAAGAAAACTGGTAACACCCCAGACGGTCGTCGTGCTGGCGCGCCGTTCGGACCGGGTGCTAACCCGATGCACGGCCGTGACCAGAAAGGTGCTGTAGCTTCCCTGACTTCCGTTGCTAAACTGCCGTTCGCTTACGCTAAAGATGGTATCTCTTACACCTTCTCTATCGTTCCGAACGCACTGGGTAAAGACGACGAAGTTCGTAAGACCAACCTGGCTGGTCTGATGGATGGTTACTTCCACCACGAAGCGTCCATCGAAGGTGGTCAGCACCTGAACGTTAACGTGATGAACCGTGAAATGCTGCTCGACGCGATGGAAAACCCGGAAAAATATCCGCAGCTGACCATCCGTGTATCTGGCTACGCAGTACGTTTCAACTCGCTGACTAAAGAACAGCAGCAGGACGTTATTACTCGTACCTTCACTCAATCTATGTAA
- a CDS encoding APC family permease: MAGNVQEKQLRWYNIALMSFITVWGFGNVVNNYANQGLVVVFSWLFIFALYFTPYALIVGQLGSTFKDGKGGVSTWIKHTMGPGLAYLAAWTYWVVHIPYLAQKPQAILIALGWAMKGDGSLIKEYSVVALQGLTLVLFVFFMWIASRGMKSLKIVGSVAGIAMFIMSLLYVAMAVTAPAITEVHIATTNITWETFIPHIDFTYITTISMLVFAVGGAEKISPYVNQTRNPGKEFPKGMLCLAVMVAVCAILGSLAMGMMFDSRNIPDDLMTNGQYYAFQKLGEYYNMGNTLMVIYAIANTLGQVAALVFSIDAPLKVLLGDADSKYIPARLCRTNDSGTPVNGYLLTLVLVAILIMLPTLGIGDMNNLYKWLLNLNSVVMPLRYLWVFVAFIAVVRLAQKYKPEYVFIRNKSLAMTVGIWCFAFTAFACLTGIFPKMEAFTAEWTFQLALNIATPFVLVGLGLIFPLLARKANTN, encoded by the coding sequence ATGGCTGGGAACGTTCAGGAAAAACAGTTGCGCTGGTACAACATTGCACTGATGTCTTTTATTACGGTTTGGGGATTTGGCAATGTTGTTAATAATTATGCCAACCAGGGGTTGGTCGTTGTTTTTTCATGGCTGTTTATATTTGCGCTCTATTTTACACCATATGCATTGATTGTCGGTCAGTTGGGGTCGACTTTTAAAGATGGGAAAGGCGGAGTCAGTACCTGGATTAAACATACAATGGGCCCCGGATTGGCTTATCTTGCCGCGTGGACCTATTGGGTGGTGCATATACCCTATCTGGCACAAAAACCACAGGCTATTCTGATTGCGCTCGGCTGGGCGATGAAAGGTGACGGTTCGTTAATCAAAGAATATTCAGTCGTAGCGTTACAGGGGTTAACGCTGGTGCTGTTTGTCTTCTTTATGTGGATCGCTTCACGTGGTATGAAATCGCTGAAAATCGTCGGTTCTGTGGCAGGGATTGCGATGTTTATCATGTCGCTCCTGTATGTGGCGATGGCAGTAACTGCACCTGCGATTACTGAAGTGCATATTGCGACCACGAACATTACCTGGGAAACGTTCATTCCCCATATCGATTTTACCTACATTACCACTATTTCAATGCTGGTTTTCGCGGTTGGCGGTGCAGAGAAGATTTCTCCCTACGTTAATCAAACGCGCAACCCAGGAAAAGAATTTCCAAAAGGGATGCTATGCCTGGCGGTGATGGTTGCGGTTTGTGCCATTCTGGGCTCTCTCGCAATGGGGATGATGTTTGACTCGCGTAATATTCCTGATGACTTAATGACTAACGGTCAGTATTACGCTTTTCAGAAGCTGGGCGAGTATTACAACATGGGGAATACCCTAATGGTGATTTACGCTATTGCAAATACCCTGGGACAAGTCGCCGCTCTGGTGTTCTCCATCGATGCTCCTCTGAAAGTGTTATTAGGTGATGCGGATAGTAAATATATTCCTGCCAGATTGTGCCGGACCAATGATTCAGGTACCCCGGTTAATGGTTATCTACTGACCCTGGTGCTGGTGGCGATTCTGATTATGCTACCAACACTGGGTATTGGTGACATGAATAATCTCTACAAATGGCTGCTAAATTTGAACTCAGTAGTGATGCCACTGCGTTATTTGTGGGTGTTCGTGGCGTTTATTGCAGTAGTTCGCCTGGCGCAGAAATATAAGCCGGAATATGTCTTTATTCGTAATAAGTCTCTGGCGATGACTGTCGGGATTTGGTGTTTTGCCTTTACTGCTTTTGCCTGTTTGACGGGGATCTTCCCGAAAATGGAAGCCTTCACTGCAGAGTGGACCTTCCAGCTAGCGCTGAATATCGCTACACCATTTGTGCTGGTGGGGTTGGGGTTGATATTCCCGCTGTTGGCTCGTAAAGCGAATACGAACTAA
- a CDS encoding MFS transporter has protein sequence MSTYTRPVMLLLSGLLLLTLAIAVLNTLVPLWLAQVHLPTWQVGVVSSSYFTGNLVGTLLTGYVIKRFGFNRSYYLASFIFAAGCAGLGLMIGFWSWLAWRFVAGVGCAMIWVVVESALMCSGTSRNRGRLLAAYMMVYYVGTFLGQLLVSKVSTELMAVLPWATGLILAGILPLLFTRILNQQTEKHPATPITSMLKLRQARLGVNGCIISGIVLGSLYGLMPLYLNHQGINNASIGFWMAVLVSAGILGQWPIGRLADKFGRLLVLRVQVFVVILGSIAMLSQAAMAPSLFILGAAGFTLYPVAMAWACEKVEHHQLVAMNQALLLSYTVGSLLGPSFTAILMQNFSDKLLFIMIASVSFIYLLMLLRNAGHTPKPVAHV, from the coding sequence ATGTCCACGTATACCCGGCCTGTCATGCTTTTGCTGTCTGGCCTACTTTTGTTGACTCTGGCGATCGCGGTGTTAAATACACTCGTGCCGCTATGGCTCGCCCAGGTACACTTGCCCACATGGCAGGTAGGCGTCGTCAGTTCGTCTTATTTTACTGGCAACCTGGTCGGTACTTTACTGACAGGGTATGTCATTAAACGCTTTGGGTTTAATCGCAGCTATTACCTTGCTTCCTTCATTTTTGCTGCGGGCTGTGCCGGGCTTGGCTTGATGATTGGCTTCTGGAGCTGGCTTGCCTGGCGTTTCGTTGCAGGCGTTGGTTGCGCAATGATTTGGGTTGTGGTGGAAAGCGCGCTGATGTGCAGTGGGACGTCCCGTAACCGTGGGCGGCTGCTTGCTGCGTATATGATGGTTTATTACGTGGGGACGTTTTTAGGCCAGTTACTGGTCAGCAAAGTGTCGACTGAGCTGATGGCCGTGTTACCGTGGGCAACGGGTTTGATACTGGCAGGCATCTTACCGTTGTTGTTTACTCGTATTCTGAATCAGCAAACGGAAAAACATCCGGCTACGCCGATTACATCAATGCTTAAACTCCGCCAGGCACGGCTTGGGGTCAATGGCTGTATTATCTCCGGGATTGTCCTGGGATCTCTGTATGGTCTGATGCCATTGTATCTTAACCATCAGGGGATCAATAACGCCAGCATCGGTTTCTGGATGGCTGTACTGGTCAGCGCAGGAATCCTTGGGCAGTGGCCTATTGGGCGTCTGGCGGATAAATTTGGTCGTCTACTGGTACTGCGCGTTCAGGTTTTTGTTGTCATTCTTGGTAGTATTGCAATGTTAAGCCAGGCTGCGATGGCGCCTTCATTGTTTATTCTCGGTGCTGCGGGGTTCACGCTGTATCCGGTAGCGATGGCCTGGGCTTGTGAGAAGGTTGAACATCATCAACTGGTGGCGATGAATCAGGCTTTACTGCTGAGTTATACAGTCGGTAGTCTGCTTGGTCCGTCTTTTACCGCCATACTGATGCAGAATTTTTCCGATAAACTGTTATTTATTATGATTGCCAGTGTGTCATTTATCTACTTGTTGATGCTGCTGCGTAACGCCGGTCATACACCCAAACCTGTCGCTCATGTGTAA
- the dmsC gene encoding dimethyl sulfoxide reductase anchor subunit DmsC, with protein sequence MGSGWHEWPLMIFTVFGQCVAGGFIVLALALLKGDLRAEAQQRVIACMFGLWVLMGIGFIASMLHLGSPMRAFNSLNRVGASALSNEIASGSIFFAVGGIGWLLAMLKKLSPALRTLWLVVTMVLGVVFVWMMVRVYNSIDTVPTWYSIWTPMGFFLTMFMGGPLLGYLLLSLAGVDGWAMRLLPAISVLALVVSGVMSIMQGAELTTIHSSVQQAAALVPDYGALMSWRIVLLAVALCLWIAPQVKGFQPAVPLLSVSFILLLAGELIGRGVFYGLHMTVGMAVAS encoded by the coding sequence ATGGGAAGTGGATGGCATGAATGGCCGCTGATGATCTTCACGGTCTTCGGGCAATGTGTGGCGGGCGGTTTTATCGTTCTGGCTTTGGCACTGCTCAAAGGTGACCTGCGAGCTGAAGCCCAGCAGCGTGTTATCGCCTGCATGTTTGGCTTATGGGTTCTGATGGGCATTGGGTTTATCGCCTCTATGCTCCATCTTGGCTCACCAATGCGCGCCTTTAACTCGCTTAACCGGGTAGGGGCTTCAGCACTGAGTAACGAAATCGCCAGCGGTTCAATCTTTTTTGCCGTAGGCGGAATCGGCTGGTTGTTGGCGATGCTGAAAAAATTGTCACCGGCATTACGCACGCTTTGGCTGGTGGTGACGATGGTTCTCGGCGTGGTCTTTGTCTGGATGATGGTGCGTGTCTATAACAGCATCGATACCGTACCGACCTGGTACAGTATCTGGACGCCGATGGGCTTCTTCCTGACCATGTTTATGGGCGGCCCGTTGCTGGGTTACCTGTTGCTGAGCCTGGCTGGCGTCGATGGATGGGCGATGCGTCTGCTGCCTGCAATTTCCGTGTTGGCACTGGTGGTGAGTGGCGTGATGTCAATAATGCAGGGCGCAGAACTGACAACCATTCATAGTTCAGTGCAACAGGCTGCCGCACTGGTGCCTGACTACGGTGCGCTGATGTCCTGGCGGATTGTGCTTTTGGCCGTGGCACTGTGCTTGTGGATTGCACCACAGGTGAAAGGCTTTCAGCCTGCGGTGCCTCTGCTTTCCGTATCATTCATCCTGCTTCTCGCAGGGGAATTAATCGGCCGCGGGGTATTCTACGGTTTGCATATGACCGTTGGCATGGCCGTTGCCAGTTAA
- the ycaC gene encoding isochorismate family cysteine hydrolase YcaC, translating into MTKPYVRLDKNDAAVLLVDHQAGLLSLVRDIDPDKFKNNVLALGDLAKYFNLPTILTTSFETGPNGPLVPELKAQFPDAPYIARPGNINAWDNEDFVKAVKATGKKQLIIAGVVTEVCVAFPALSAIEEGFDVFVVTDASGTFNEITRHSAWDRMSQAGAQLMTWFGVACELHRDWRNDIEGLATLFSNHIPDYRNLMTSYDTLTKQK; encoded by the coding sequence ATGACCAAACCGTATGTTCGTCTCGATAAAAATGATGCTGCTGTTTTGTTAGTTGATCACCAGGCTGGTTTGCTTTCCCTTGTGCGGGATATTGACCCCGACAAATTCAAAAATAACGTGCTGGCGCTGGGTGACTTAGCAAAATATTTCAATCTCCCCACCATTCTCACCACCAGTTTTGAAACCGGCCCTAACGGCCCATTAGTCCCCGAGCTGAAAGCACAGTTTCCGGATGCGCCTTATATTGCGCGTCCTGGAAATATTAACGCCTGGGATAACGAAGATTTTGTCAAAGCAGTTAAAGCGACAGGTAAAAAACAACTGATTATTGCAGGGGTGGTAACCGAGGTTTGCGTAGCATTCCCGGCGCTTTCGGCTATTGAAGAAGGGTTTGATGTCTTTGTGGTAACCGACGCTTCTGGAACCTTTAACGAGATTACCCGGCATTCAGCGTGGGATCGTATGTCACAAGCTGGCGCTCAATTGATGACATGGTTCGGCGTGGCTTGTGAACTGCACCGCGACTGGCGTAACGATATTGAGGGACTGGCAACGTTGTTCTCTAATCACATTCCTGATTATCGTAATTTGATGACCAGTTATGACACGTTAACGAAACAGAAATAA